In Gossypium hirsutum isolate 1008001.06 chromosome A10, Gossypium_hirsutum_v2.1, whole genome shotgun sequence, the DNA window tcaaactaaCTTTCTTCCTTTTTACTAGAAAAATGCAAAGGGATTGAAACAATAGTCGAATGAATCGTTAATCACTAACTAAACTAATAAATCtatgttaattatattatttgcCATTCTTAGCTAGGAATCTCCTCTTGGTCCTAAACTAAAAGATATCACCTAAGCTTTCCTCTCGATCTCACTTAGGCATACAGATATCATCTCGGTCTCACTATTCAACACACAAGTATTGAAATCCTACATGATAGCATCTCCTCTCGGTCTCGTCTATCTAAATCTTCCACCAGAGATGTCAATTCTAGTGTACTATGCAATTCAATACAATTGAACAAACAAATAATCAAAGCATAGATAATAATTTAGTTAAGTCACCCACTCATCAATCAACCAATAAAGTATTTAGCCTAACATTAACAATTATGCTCTTAAAAGAAAAGTGACTTAAGCTTATTTGGACATAAAATTACTCGTACAGTTTTTTCACTCGTCAAACTTTGATGTTGAGACACCAATGGCAGTTGGAATGAAAAATGCATGAGGGACACTCGGCGTCGCGACACGACCTTGCTAGTGTCGCGACCTGGACGATAGGCCACTAGGTTCCCTTCACTTCAACATTTGGCTTGGAGTCACAACCTCGATGGCATGGGATCGCGACTTTAAGGCTTAGTGTCGTGACACTCTATCCTTAGTGTTGTGACCTCCACAATAAGCCACTCCAGGTTGAGTTTTGGTGAAGTTCAACTTCCTCGAGGTGGTGGAAGGGCCCATGTCGTGACAAACAGGCTCCTATGTTGTGATCTCGACCACAGTAAAAGTCCTTTTTTATGTTCAACGTCAATCACCTCCCTACACTAACTCAAATTAATCACTAAACTTCCAATGACATAATTttgccaatttgggtctcaaatgTAAAAGAAATGCAATAAAACTACCTTCTAACATAAAATCTAATAAGTaacaaaaagtaattaaaaaactttataaaatactTGAGAACCAGCTTTTTAAGTGTCAAAAGAACTTAACTTGAcatacaaaaatacaaaaaatcatGAATATATGATCATTTAATTCGGGTTTTAGGATTGATTTGACCAAAAttcattactactattattagctaattatgaatttttatcaaatcaactctaaagtctaaattaaatactaattaaaaagTTATACAGTTTGGTAAAAACTTAACACTGTTACCTTTAAGTACCAAACTGTATAACTTTTTCCAAATATAGATACCGCATTAGTCCAAAAAATAACATAAGtaccacattagaaaaaaaaGTATCAAACTTAGGAACCAAATTATGTATTAAGCCtttttaaatggttaaattttaaataaagaatAACTTAACACTCATGGATGTTGAGGTCTAATTGTATTTCTTAGGGCTTAATTGCCCAACgataaaaattaaacacaaataaattatatgtaacTCGACATCCATGAGTGTCGACACTTTCATAAgttaattacaataaaaaaatcaatacattatttttaaaaatacatttttatataaaatttttaagtttttctcattattttaaatataaaatatttatttttacatcataaaaaataaattaattaaaaataaaaatcagttCAGTTAACTGCGTTTTTTAACTTCTATTTCATTTTATGTTCAAACACCTCAATTCgaattaatttttagtttctcGATTTTTCTTACTTGATCCTACTAGAAAGTGTTATTAGAAAAATgtataataaagtaattaaaatagacTTTGAAGCATGAGACACTTTTCTTAAGATTTTATTATGCATTCAAGATACAACAAAGTCTTAAACCATCTTGATGTCTacgaaaccaactaaaaatccGACTAAGGAACATGCATCTATCAATTAACAGTATAATTACAGTGAACAAATATATCATTCTCACGaagactaaaaatactagtaattactttttttctattatttaaccgataaatttgaatgaatgattaaaactaaaattaactaaattaattaactaagaacgcaacaaaaaacaaattaggaaaataatcaagtaaacaaccaagaagcgaaacaatacccaagaaagaattaagcgaaacaatacccaagaaagaattcacctagatttcatctgtcattatcaatctaaattacacaatttcttcacttagtatcttgatttgtagaaatccctaaattatgctaatatatcTCTTCAAGGATAaaagcaactaactctaggttgagtAAGTGAaaattctttctaattaaaacccttattatcgTATTAATTCGATTTatgaattcccctattagatttgactctaatccgatagatttttgtcgtcctatttctaggattgcatgcaactccacttaattacactatatctactcttaaacagggtctattcctcctttgatttaagcacatcaaatatggatcaatagtctagaaatattaaaccaagattTAAAtctttattacataaaataaaaataaaaataaaaacataattcatcatagggttcatctccctaggtatataaaaaattagttcatgctaaaaaataaaaacatccaaaataaaatataactacaagaaacaaagaaactcatgataatctccaAAGAGATCAAAAAGGGAATTTTCAACATTGATGGAAATCTGTTTCAGAATCCTCTTCAATGGTGTTTACTGAGTTATTTTCTTGTGTATTCTATGACAGCTCACTCCTATCttattatttttgtcatatataggtccTTAAAATGCCTGAAAAACTCTAAAAGTCACGTTCTTCCATTGTTCGGAGTGCAATTCGCAAAATcgacacagcctggcacatggctGTATGgtagcccatgtggctcacacggtcgtgtgtccaggccgtatgGCTCCTATAACTTGCTTCAATTTTTCGGTTTTCACtcattttttgctccttttgctcccaaatgctctcataagtataaaaacatgaatttaaaggattagaagcataaaattcaccattaacatcgaataatcacccaaaaatgcattaagaatgagattaaaacataTGACTTTTAGCAcatatcaaatatccccacacttaagcgtttgctagTCGTCAAGTAAAATTCTCAACTCACACTCAAATTAACTTCTCTCAATTAGTTGTTTTCACTGATTAATGTTTTAGGATAATTTATAGATAATCATTCCTTaaaaattcaaactaaaatgaTATTAAACAACACAAGCAATCCACATAGTGAATTTAAAGCTTTAAAAACATTAGCCATCTTCCCTATCTCAAAAACTACTTAAAATTCCCTACTTTTTTGCGCAATACTCAAATTATTACATTAagattgtaaaatatatattgttgaaaaaaaagatatattatgaaaaacataaaagaGTATATCAATAGAAAAAAATCTAAGACTTAATTAGATGTAATGCTAAAAAATTATCCATTTTGTTGAACATATAATCTGAAAGCAATACGAAATAAGAATAGTTGGAGAGACAGTTGTCAACAAAATAAGTCCCAAATGCATTCAACTTATTACCTAATTTCCATCATTATTGACTGCCAACATCTCACATGCATGATTAAACATCTGTAAACAAATTAACCTAAATATAATCTATATTCTGTGTACTTCAATTACTGACAACCCACTCCACCTAACCCACCTCCACCCAGTACTGCATTTCTGTACTTGTAATTAAACAAAGAAACAGATTAGATATTTATTGTGTAGCTAATATATATGCCATTGCCaatcacaaatttaaaaaatacacaaCTTTATCCATTCAAACTAGATTTATTTCACATGAAAGTAGATGCAATTGCTACAAATGTGACAGACATGTAAAACAAATTCCAACCATTTAATACGCAGGACCATCACTTTGAATGCCATATATTCCCGATGACAGATGCTTGCCAATCACTAAACCGAAGGCTTTTGCTTATGCGAGTGGCTATCAAATTCAGCCACTTTATGGACTGCTTAAATGGAAGGgacaaaaacttagaaatttgcTAAAGGAACCCTACCTAGCTAACAATGGACCCTCATTGCATGTGCATAGTGTACGAGATTGATGACAAGGAGATTAAGCAGTGTAAACAATAAACCATTTATTGTGTAAGGTCTCCATCTTATCAATAGATTAATATGTTGTTTAACAAATAATGCACACTTGAATTAATGGGAGCTACATCTTTCACTTTATTTCCTTGTCGTTAACTCCATATTATGACgccattcttcttcttcttttttctattaATTACATGCATGCTAAATTTAAGTCTAACATATTGCAGTATGATCACCTAGTAATTCATGATCATAATGAAATAGTTTATTCGGAATAACGCAAATATTTTATCATTACAATATGATCGTTGGAAGATGGCCATTATAAAATGACTGTTGAAATTTGGCCGCTGTAatatgactattagaatttaatcATTGCAATATGGTCATTTGACCATTTTGTCCATTTAAGAATCCTGTAAATAGGATTCATTTCTCCTATTTTTTATAAGCAATAAAATTAGAGTTTTTTTCATTCTTCTCAATTctctcatctttctttttttctaaaattttgcatCTTATTAAAATTACATTAGAGAATTCCGTCTAGAAGATTGGATTTTAAGCGGGACTATTTGTAACCTCTGTAACCTTTCTTGAAAATTGAACCTAGTGTAAACTTTTTAACCAAGTTTTTCCAACCAactgtaatattttatttttatcttatttcctGATTCCTCAAAGAAGAGCAATATAATTGTGTTCCACGTTCTTTATTTTAGTGTACAAATTTTGAAGTCCAGTGTTAACTTTAGAAGACAACATACTAATCAAGGCGAATTTACTTTTAAGACAGTGATTCTTTCACGGCATAATGATTCCTTCTTTTATTTTCGCTTGGTTTATTTTCTAATAAGCGGTAACGAATTTATTTTACAATCTTATTTCTAATAAGTGCTAACAAATTTATTGTACaatcttatttttaatttcaacgGTTACAAGTGATTGTGTCCTGGTTTGAAATTTATAAACTCTTTCATATATCAAGAAGGAAAACATAAAAACACAATCTTAGATTTTCCATGATGTCTTTTCATTACTTTTGTTTCACTTGAGGGAAAATTCCATACATTTTGTAAATAGTgctgagaaaaagaaaatgtcaaGCAGTTATGGTAAAAACAACAACAACGCATATCATGCAAAAgggtgtatgtatgtatgtaagtaagtatgtaaaagGCTGCAATGAAGCAAAGCTATGTTTCTTCAATTCCCTGACTAAGCTTGTCAAAGTTTGTTCATCTAATCATGGCTGTTAGAGACCGGAAAATGACTTCTTCACAAGGGATTCTAAGGCCGGCATCGTGGGTAAACCCGAACTCCTCTTCAGCTCGCTGAAGCAAGATTTGAAACTCAGGGTGAGCCAACCATGATATTGGGATTATGTATCTGCTTCTGTTTTCACCAACATATACAACAAAATGGCCTTTAGGTACATCATCAGGGAGGCTTCCTTGATGACCATACCGTTCTTTCTTCCCCAAAGAACACTTTTTCATAATCTGCTTGATAGCTGTCGTTTGAGGTAGTTTATTTGATTTCTTGATACCCATGTCTTGTGATTAGAGTGAATAGTTAAGGAGGCTAAAACGTAgagaaatggaaagaaaggcgGCGAGGGAGGAAGGTAATGTAGGTATTTATATACGTGGAGGAAGCGTAGGAAGAGAGAATTCTATGTGGAAACAAAGTCATGTGGTATGTGGGAGAAATGAACAGACCGAGGATCTACGTAATGGAGATGGCTGAAAATGCATGCAGGTTTCACGTTCAACTTTAGTGGGACTTAGCCTACCAGGTTGCCTCTCATATGGACAACATAGGTCCAATTTTTTCTATGCTTAATTTTCCTACTTTTCCACAATTGTCTGTCCAGATATATGACTTAGCTCCAACCAGGGCTGAGATAATTCATTAAACAGTCTCGCTTTCATGATGATTTGTTTACGCAATTGCATGTATCCATCAAGTAATAAAAGGATAAGTGAGATTTCCCATAAGCATTGAGTTTTTGCGGGCTCATCCTTTTGTTTTCTGTacgtgtttattttttaaaattttaaaataatatatttttaaaattttaaaatatatatttactaattaaatctatttaatataaaataacaataactaagcatctcaaataataataataaaactcatatttttttttccaaacaaAACCTATTAATTAatgctaaaatatgattttatattaaaaaattatgagaaatataaataatacaaaatactaATTATTAACTAAATGATTCTCTTTATATTAATTTCTCAAATAAATATGAGTCATATATCATTTGTCAAGTCGAAATTTGTGTTGGATTGAACTGATTTGATTTGATgccattaatatttataaataaatttactagttaaatttaattataaaatatattttttgagttttaatgtataaattaagaatgaataaataattaaatgtataGATTAAATTACCAATATATTGATAATATCCTTTTATATATAATGTCAATGTCAcacatgttatttttattaattataaaaaatattgatttaaacattattaattattatcatatttatatatagaattttatttatttatttttaagttattcactgtttttatagatttttaattttattaattaattataaattatgttattgtttatttttaatttttaaaatatattaccaaattaattaatttcacattaatataccatcatattaattaatattacttttattattatcatataataatattaactaattattattttaatattaatttaataatatattgaaCAATAAAGGGGACCCTCCTTAATTCAAAAGCTTCTCTAAACTCATGCTTTTATATATACTAGCTCATGTCACATGCATTGCATGTGATTTTactcatttaatatttaattaatatttaaaattattttttatttacaataattagctaaaaataatatttcttatttagattattagatataattaaaaatatattaacttgtctattcaaatatcataatagagaattttcaaatcatatttatttttaacttttttttattgatttttaacatattcaacatacagtatagttttactttatataattaatgtaaaGTAACAttcttcaaaataataactaatataattaactctaatattaattaagtgataattaagttGCTTATAATTCTATTAAAGTAATAACTCTagtttatatcaataaaattagcacaaaattttaaactaataatttcaatttcaatttcaattataattatcacaGATTTTTCCTATATTTTATCCTTAAACTTCTGTTTAAGtaataatactattttaaaatcaGCACAatcttttttaactaataatactatttttgttgtcttcacaagttgtgatgaaTAGATGGCGGTGCCTGTCATTCGCTAAAAGTCCATCAGCC includes these proteins:
- the LOC107896141 gene encoding auxin-responsive protein SAUR50 — encoded protein: MGIKKSNKLPQTTAIKQIMKKCSLGKKERYGHQGSLPDDVPKGHFVVYVGENRSRYIIPISWLAHPEFQILLQRAEEEFGFTHDAGLRIPCEEVIFRSLTAMIR